A window of Hippoglossus stenolepis isolate QCI-W04-F060 chromosome 16, HSTE1.2, whole genome shotgun sequence contains these coding sequences:
- the wbp2nl gene encoding postacrosomal sheath WW domain-binding protein, producing the protein MALNRNHSQNGGVLINNGESVLRECKNVELSFSDVTGKTDLLKGTKKGTVFLTPYRLLFVSSNTKDCLGSAMFPYYMMKGCSIEQPVFAANYIKGTVTAEPGGGWEGQAHFKMSFTSGGAIDLGQHLFKLATNASRAGPAQNGAASYGYPSPGTMNGYGPAPPAPHGYPYPPPPQQNGFYQAPPAAPDNMGYTYPTAAAGMYPSGFDYMAPPPPYPGPPQNWTAPPQNWTAAPQAAPGNSKAAEAAGSAYYNPSNPHNVYMPMERPPPYAPYPDSPKKKDN; encoded by the exons atggcGCTGAACCGCAACCACTCGCAGAACGGAGGCGTGTTGATCAACAACGGAGAAAG TGTTTTAAGGGAGTGTAAGAACGTGGAGCTGTCGTTCAGTGATGTCACGGGAAAGACCGACCTGCTGAAGGGGACTAAGAAGGGCACAGTGTTCCTCACCCCATACAGG TTGCTGTTTGTGTCCAGTAACACCAAGGACTGCCTGGGGTCGGCCATGTTCCCCTATTATATGATGAAGGGCTGCAGTATCGAGCAGCCGGTGTTTGCAGCCAACTACATTAAAGGGACAGTTACAGCTGAACCAGGCG GTGGCTGGGAGGGCCAGGCTCATTTCAAGATGTCATTCACCAGTGGAGGAGCCATCGATCTGGGGCAGCATCTGTTCAAACTGGCCACAAATG cttctcgtGCTGGTCCTGCCCAGAATGGTGCTGCCTCTTACGGCTACCCGTCACCAGGGACGATGAATGGCTACGGCCCAGCCCCACCTGCTCCTCATGGCTACCCGTACCCACCCCCTCCCCAGCAGAACGGATTCTACCAGGCGCCTCCCGCTGCTCCTGACAACATGGGCTACACCTAtccaacagctgctgcag GAATGTACCCATCTGGATTTGACTACATGGCCCCACCTCCCCCTTACCCTGGGCCACCCCAAAATTGGACTGCACCCCCTCAGAATTGGACAGCAGCACCACAAGCAGCTCCag GTAACTCCAAGGCGGCTGAGGCAGCAGGCAGCGCGTATTACAACCCCAGTAATCCACACAATGTCTACATGCCCATG GAGCGGCCTCCACCTTATGCACCTTATCCAGACTCTCCCAAGAAGAAAGACAACTGA